Proteins from one Mytilus galloprovincialis chromosome 11, xbMytGall1.hap1.1, whole genome shotgun sequence genomic window:
- the LOC143052545 gene encoding uncharacterized protein LOC143052545: protein MRLYIILVVCLIVAVSGTWNRRPTPKPSCNLPPDSGRCSSWLRRFYYNTATGRCEEFHYKGCKGNANRFKTFRECSDTCCHQGNSGGTGGWNTRTSTWQPSGGNGGSGGVWVGGNGGSSWNGGNGGSGGVWNGGNGGNGGGSVFWNGRNFNG, encoded by the exons ATGAGGCTTTATATCATCCTAGTCGTCTGTCTGATTGTAGCAGTATCTGGAACTTGGAATAGGC gaCCAACACCTAAACCTAGTTGTAACTTACCACCAGATTCAGGACGGTGTTCCTCCTGGTTAAGACGTTTCTACTATAACACGGCAACCGGACGGTGCGAGGAATTTCACTACAAAGGTTGTAAGGGGAACGCAAATCGTTTCAAAACTTTCAGAGAATGTAGTGACACAT GTTGTCATCAAGGGAATAGTGGTGGAACGGGAGGTTGGAACACAAGAACTTCAACATGGCAACCATCTGGTGGAAATGGAGGAAGCGGTGGCGTTTGGGTTGGTGGGAATGGTGGAAGCAGTTGGAATGGTGGAAATGGCGGAAGCGGTGGTGTTTGGAATGGTGGGAATGGCGGAAATGGCGGAGGCAGTGTATTTTGGAATGGTAGAAATTTTAATGGGTGA